One window of the Vigna radiata var. radiata cultivar VC1973A chromosome 1, Vradiata_ver6, whole genome shotgun sequence genome contains the following:
- the LOC106769402 gene encoding carbamoyl-phosphate synthase small chain, chloroplastic, protein MAAKSLGVGVSLSHLVGSKSPPRLRVLSIRCFAKNGERPWKTSDARLVLEDGSIWKAKSFGASGTQVGEVVFNTSLTGYQEILTDPSYAGQFVLMTNPHIGNTGVNFDDEESRKCFLAGLVIRSLSISTSSWRCVETLGDYLSERNIMGIYDVDTRAITRRLRQDGSLIGVLSTDNSITDEELLKMSRSWDIVGIDLISGVSCQTVHEWVDKTKYEWDFSSRGSGETFHVVAYDFGIKHNILKRLASYGCKITVVPSTWPATETLKMNPDGVLFSNGPGDPSAVPYAVETVKEILGKVPVFGICMGHQLLGQALGGKTFKMKFGHHGGNHPVRNLRTGHVEISAQNHNYAVDPATLPEGVEVTHVNLNDGSCAGLAFPAQRIMSLQYHPEASPGPHDSDYAFREFTELMKKQKTKKFEPKLSTVPDA, encoded by the exons ATGGCAGCAAAATCTTTGGGCGTAGGTGTTTCTCTGAGTCACCTCGTCGGTTCCAAGTCGCCACCTAGGCTTCGCGTCTTATCTATCAGATGCTTTGCTA AGAATGGTGAAAGACCTTGGAAAACTTCGGATGCTAGGCTTGTGTTAGAAGATGGATCAATCTGGAAAGCAAAGTCGTTTGGTGCTTCAGGAACCCAAGTGGGTGAAGTGGTTTTTAATACATCATTGACTGG GTATCAAGAAATTCTAACAGATCCTAGTTATGCTGGTCAATTTGTGCTGATGACAAACCCACATATTGGTAACACCGGTGTAAATTTTG ATGATGAGGAATCAAGAAAGTGCTTCCTTGCTGGTCTAGTAATTAGAAGTTTAAGTATCAG TACCTCAAGCTGGAGATGTGTAGAAACACTAGGTGATTACTTATCAGAAAGGAATATCATGGGAATTT ATGATGTTGACACACGGGCTATCACACGCAGATTACGGCAAGATGGCAGCCTCATTGGTGTGTTGAGTACTGACAATTCTATAACAGATGAGGAACTGCTTAAGATGTCTCGTTCTTGGGACATTGTTG GTATTGATTTAATAAGTGGGGTATCATGTCAAACTGTGCATGAATGGGTTGATAAAACAAAGTATGAATGGGATTTTAGTTCAAGGGGTAGTGGAGAGACTTTCCAT GTTGTTGCTTATGATTTTGGAATCAAGCATAATATACTTAAGCGCTTGGCGTCTTATGGCTGTAAAATCACTGTTGTGCCATCGACATGGCCAGCAACAGAAACTTTGAAGATGAATCCTGATGGGGTGCTTTTCAGCAATGGCCCTGGAGATCCATCTGCTGTTCCTTATGCGGTTGAGACAGTAAAGGAAATTCTGGGAAAGGTGCCTGTATTTGGAATTTGCATGGGCCATCAATTGCTAGGTCAGGCTTTAGGAGGAAAAACCTTTAAGATGAAATTCGGTCATCATGGAGGGAATCATCCTGTTCGTAACCTTCGAACAGGTCATGTTGAAATTAGTGCTCAG AATCACAACTATGCCGTTGACCCTGCCACATTGCCAGAAGGTGTGGAGGTTACACATGTTAATCTTAATGACGGAAGTTGCGCAGGCCTTGCTTTCCCTGCTCAAAGAATAATGTCTCTTCAATACCATCCCGAAGCCTCCCCAGGACCTCATGATTCTGATTACG CTTTCAGGGAGTTTACGGAATTAATGAAGAAGCAGAAAACCAAGAAATTTGAACCCAAACTATCTACAGTACCTGATGCATAA
- the LOC106759181 gene encoding histone H3-like centromeric protein CSE4 — MARTKQTARKSTGGKAPRKQLATKAARKSAPATGGVKKPHRFRPGTVALREIRKYQKSTELLIRKLPFQRLVREIAQDFKTDLRFQSSAVSALQEAAEAYLVGLFEDTNLCAIHAKRVTIMPKDIQLARRIRGERAYFQNLQMARTKQTARKSTGGKAPRKQLATKAARKSAPATGGVKKPHRFRPGTVALREIRKYQKSTELLIRKLPFQRLVREIAQDFKTDLRFQSSAVSALQEAAEAYLVGLFEDTNLCAIHAKRVTIMPKDIQLARRIRGERA; from the exons ATGGCCCGTACCAAGCAAACAGCCCGTAAGTCTACTGGCGGCAAGGCTCCCCGGAAGCAGCTGGCGACGAAGGCTGCTCGGAAGTCTGCTCCGGCGACCGGCGGAGTAAAGAAGCCGCACAGGTTCAGGCCAGGAACTGTGGCTCTGAGGGAAATCAGGAAGTACCAGAAGAGTACAGAGCTTCTGATCCGAAAGCTTCCCTTTCAGCGTTTGGTTCGAGAGATCGCGCAGGATTTCAAAACGGATCTGAGGTTCCAGAGCAGTGCCGTCTCGGCTCTCCAGGAAGCTGCCGAGGCTTATTTGGTTGGACTCTTTGAAGACACTAATCTCTGTGCAATTCATGCTAAGAGAGTCACTATTATGCCCAAGGATATTCAACTTGCCAGAAGAATCAGAGGCGAAAGGGCTTA CTTCCAGAACCTCCAAATGGCCCGTACAAAGCAAACCGCTCGCAAGTCCACCGGCGGAAAGGCTCCCCGGAAGCAGCTAGCCACAAAGGCTGCTCGGAAGTCTGCTCCGGCAACCGGCGGAGTGAAGAAGCCCCACAGGTTCAGGCCAGGAACCGTGGCTCTGAGGGAAATCAGGAAGTACCAGAAGAGCACAGAGCTTCTGATCCGAAAGCTTCCCTTTCAGCGTTTAGTTCGTGAAATCGCTCAGGACTTCAAAACGGATCTGAGGTTCCAGAGCAGTGCGGTTTCGGCTCTTCAGGAAGCTGCTGAGGCCTACCTGGTCGGACTCTTTGAAGACACTAACCTCTGCGCTATTCATGCTAAGAGGGTCACCATCATGCCTAAGGACATTCAACTTGCTCGAAGAATCAGAGGCGAAAGGGCTTAG
- the LOC106763549 gene encoding photosystem I reaction center subunit N, chloroplastic isoform X2 — MSAMNSSVLACNYARSGCSDLNAKLTSMPSSVASPQVSALKLPVIKAHQAKITESESNQGRRSALVYLAATLFTAAASASNSSANAGIIEEYLEKSKTNKELNDKKRLATTGANFARAYTVEFGTCKFPENFTGCQDLAKQKVLFNFLFNVKERTNTSVVRMFSGNGEIDNIFPCQASP, encoded by the exons ATGTCTGCCATGAACTCCAGTGTCTTGGCCTGTAACTATGCAAGATCAGGATGCTCCGACCTCAATGCCAAGCTCACCTCCATGCCTTCTTCTGTTGCATCTCCACAAGTTTCTGCTCTCAAGTTGCCTGTGATCAAGGCTCATCAAGCAAAGATTACGGAATCTGAATCAAACCAAGGAAGAAGAAGTGCCCTTGTCTACTTAGCAGCTACCCTTTTCACTGCTGCAGCTTCTGCTTCCAACTCTTCAGCCAATGCAGGAATCATTGAAGAATACCTTGAAAAGAGCAAGACCAACAAG GAACTTAATGACAAGAAAAGATTAGCCACCACTGGAGCCAACTTTGCAAGAGCATACACTGTGGAATTTGGCACTTGCAAGTTCCCTGAAAACTTCACCGGTTGCCAAGATCTAGCTAAGCAAAAGGTacttttcaactttcttttc AATGTGAAGGAAAGGACAAATACAAGTGTGGTTCGAATGTTTTCTGGAAATGGTGAAATTGACAACATTTTCCCGTGTCAAGCTTCTCCTTGA
- the LOC106763549 gene encoding photosystem I reaction center subunit N, chloroplastic isoform X1 — MSAMNSSVLACNYARSGCSDLNAKLTSMPSSVASPQVSALKLPVIKAHQAKITESESNQGRRSALVYLAATLFTAAASASNSSANAGIIEEYLEKSKTNKELNDKKRLATTGANFARAYTVEFGTCKFPENFTGCQDLAKQKKVPFLSDDLDLECEGKDKYKCGSNVFWKW; from the exons ATGTCTGCCATGAACTCCAGTGTCTTGGCCTGTAACTATGCAAGATCAGGATGCTCCGACCTCAATGCCAAGCTCACCTCCATGCCTTCTTCTGTTGCATCTCCACAAGTTTCTGCTCTCAAGTTGCCTGTGATCAAGGCTCATCAAGCAAAGATTACGGAATCTGAATCAAACCAAGGAAGAAGAAGTGCCCTTGTCTACTTAGCAGCTACCCTTTTCACTGCTGCAGCTTCTGCTTCCAACTCTTCAGCCAATGCAGGAATCATTGAAGAATACCTTGAAAAGAGCAAGACCAACAAG GAACTTAATGACAAGAAAAGATTAGCCACCACTGGAGCCAACTTTGCAAGAGCATACACTGTGGAATTTGGCACTTGCAAGTTCCCTGAAAACTTCACCGGTTGCCAAGATCTAGCTAAGCAAAAG AAAGTGCCTTTTCTTTCTGATGATTTGGACCTAGAATGTGAAGGAAAGGACAAATACAAGTGTGGTTCGAATGTTTTCTGGAAATGGTGA
- the LOC106768049 gene encoding RING-H2 finger protein ATL78 has protein sequence MYASTSFTSHLLHDLLMDSSSRKLLLQDPLHQSINVADLPKSSDSITYNSTDSYFKGRDFDANVVMILAVLLCAVICSLGLNSIIKCVLRCSNIVINDPSTVTNPSSRLANTGIKKKALKTFPTVSYSTQFKLPALDTECVICLSEFVNADKLRILPKCNHGFHVRCIDRWLSSHSSCPKCRQCLIETCKKIVGSQPPVPQTIVRIQPLEHEALERNYRELC, from the coding sequence ATGTATGCTTCAACTTCCTTTACTTCACATTTGCTTCATGACCTTCTCATGGACTCAAGCTCAAGAAAGCTACTCCTTCAAGACCCTCTCCATCAATCAATCAACGTAGCTGACTTGCCCAAATCCTCAGATTCCATCACTTACAACTCAACAGACTCCTATTTCAAAGGTCGTGACTTCGATGCAAATGTTGTCATGATACTCGCTGTGCTCTTGTGTGCTGTCATTTGCTCACTCGGCTTGAACTCCATCATAAAGTGTGTCTTGAGATGCTCAAACATAGTCATCAACGACCCTTCAACTGTCACCAACCCTTCATCCCGTTTGGCCAACACAGGCATCAAGAAGAAAGCCCTCAAGACTTTTCCCACCGTCAGCTACTCAACACAGTTCAAACTCCCAGCTTTGGACACCGAGTGTGTCATATGCCTCTCAGAGTTTGTCAATGCTGATAAGCTACGCATTCTGCCAAAATGCAACCATGGTTTCCACGTTCGCTGCATTGACAGATGGCTTAGCTCTCACTCATCATGCCCCAAGTGCAGACAGTGCCTCATTGAGACTTGTAAGAAAATTGTTGGATCCCAGCCACCAGTCCCACAAACCATTGTAAGGATCCAACCACTAGAACATGAAGCTTTGGAGCGTAACTATAGGGAACTATGCTAG